A stretch of Corvus hawaiiensis isolate bCorHaw1 chromosome 8, bCorHaw1.pri.cur, whole genome shotgun sequence DNA encodes these proteins:
- the HIF1AN gene encoding hypoxia-inducible factor 1-alpha inhibitor, with protein sequence MAAASSSSSSSSSSSSSSSSSSSCSSSAAAAGCREGPAVAAGPGWSDSQFRHYSFETRPIPRLRHSDPRAEELIENEEPVVLTDTNLVYPALKWDLDYLQENIGNGDFSVYSASTHKFLYYDEKKMANFKNFKPKSSREEMKFAEFVDRLKEIQQKESAERLYLQQTLNDTVGRKIVVDFLGFNWNWINKQQGKRGWGQLTSNLLLIGMEGNVTPAHYDEQQNFFAQIKGYKRCILFPPDQFECLYPYPVHHPCDRQSQVDFDNPDYEKFPNFRNVVGYETVVGPGDVLYIPMYWWHHIESLLNGGITITVNFWYKGAPTPKRIEYPLKAHQKVAIMRNIEKMLGEALGNPQEVGPLLNMMIKGRYD encoded by the exons atggcggcggcctcgtcctcctcctcctcctcctcttcctcctcttcttcttcttcttcctcctcctcctgctcctcctcggcggcggccgcgggctGCCGGGAGGGCCCGGCAGTGGCGGCAGGGCCCGGCTGGAGCGACTCCCAGTTCCGCCACTACTCCTTCGAGACGCGGCCCATCCCGCGGCTCAGACACAGCGACCCCCGCGCCGAGGAGCTCATCGAGAACGAG GAGCCGGTGGTGCTGACAGATACAAATCTGGTTTATCCTGCTCTGAAATGGGACCTGGACTACCTCCAGGAAAACATTGGTAATGGGGACTTCTCAGTGTATAGTGCCAGCACACACAAGTTTTTGTACTACGATGAGAAGAAAATGGCCAATTTTAAGAACTTCAAACCCAAGTCAAGTAGGGAAGAGATGAAGTTTGCCGAGTTTGTGGACAGACTCAAAGAAATACAACAAAAAGAGAGTGCTGAGAG GCTATATCTACAGCAAACACTGAATGACACAGTTGGAAGGAAGATTGTGGTGGATTTCCTTGGCTTCAACTGGAACTGGATTAACAAGCAGCAAGGGAAACGTGGCTGGGGTCAACTGACTTCTAACTTGCTTCTTATTGGCATGGAAG GGAATGTGACACCAGCTCATTATGATGAGCAACAGAACTTCTTTGCTCAGATTAAGGGTTACAAGAGGTGTATCCTGTTTCCTCCTGATCAGTTTGAATGCCTCTACCCTTATCCTGTGCACCATCCGTGCGACAGACAGAGCCAG GTGGACTTTGACAATCCTGACTATGAGAAGTTTCCGAACTTCCGGAATGTGGTTGGCTATGAGACGGTGGTGGGTCCTGGGGACGTGCTGTACATACCTATGTACTG GTGGCACCACATTGAGTCTCTCCTGAATGGAGGGATTACCATCACTGTGAACTTCTGGTACAAA GGTGCCCCAACCCCAAAGAGAATTGAGTATCCATTAAAGGCTCATCAGAAAGTGGCGATAATGAGGAACATTGAGAAGATGCTGGGAGAAGCCTTAGGAAATCCACAGGAG GTGGGTCCCTTGTTGAATATGATGATTAAGGGCCGGTATGACTAA